DNA sequence from the Thiosulfativibrio zosterae genome:
AAGCCTTATATCATGGCAAGCAAACCGGCCGTAATAAAGTGGTGCGCTATGGCTCTTTGAAAGCCGGCATAAAATAGCCCAAACTTTTCAAATGCTCTAAATAATAAAGCCGCTAAAAGCGGCTTTGTTGTTTAAGCGAAGAGAATTTACAAATCGGCTTTGGCGCGTTCGATAGCGGCTTTAACTTGATTAGGCGCAGTGCCTCCCAAGTGATTACGAGCTGCCACAGAACCTTCCAAAGTCAGTACTTCATACACATCTTCGGTAATGTCAGCGCAAAAACCTTGCAAAGTTTCTAACGACATCTCAGACAAATCTTGCTTGGTTTTAACACCATGTGCCACCGCCAATCCCACCACTTCGTGAGAGTCGCGGAAAGCCATGCCTTTGTTGCGTACCAAATAATCAGCCAAGTCCGTTGCGGTCGAAAAACCTCGTTTGGCCGCTTCATAGGTGTTTTCGCGTTTAACAATAATGGCTGGCACCATATCGGCAAAAGCACGCAAACTGCCTTTAACGGTGTCCACGGTATCAAATAAAGGTTCTTTGTCTTCTTGGTTGTCTTTGTTATAGGCTAAAGGCTGTGACTTCATCAGCGTCAGCAAACTCATCAAATGGCCATAGACACGCCCAGATTTTCCGCGCACCAGTTCGGGCACATCCGGGTTTTTCTTTTGCGGCATGATGGAAGAGCCGGTGCAAAAACGATCGGGTAGATCAATAAACTGAAATTGTGCCGAAGACCATAAGACTAACTCTTCTGAAAAACGCGATAAATGCATCATTAAGGTGGCGGCAAAAGCTGTGAATTCAATCGCAAAATCACGATCCGAAACACCATCTAAAGAGTTTTCTGAAATACGCTCAAACCCTAACAAACGCGCCGTGGTTTCACGGTTAATGGGATAAGTTGTTCCCGCCAAAGCCGCTGACCCCAATACCAAAGTATTAACGCGTTTGCGGCAGTCTTGCAAGCGCTCCACATCGCGCTTCAACATCTCAAACCAAGCCATCATGTGGTGGCCAAAAGTCACAGGCTGTGCGGTTTGCAAATGGGTAAAGCCTGGCATAATGGTGTCAAATTCACGCTCGGCAAGGCTTAAAATGCCCTGCTGCAAACGCTTAAGCTCTGGCAAAATCATGTCAATCTCGTCGCGTAGATACAAGCGAATGTCGGTCGCCACCTGGTCATTACGCGAGCGACCCGTGTGCAATTTTTTACCGGTAATGCCAATCAAGCCAGTCAACAATGATTCGATATTCATGTGAATGTCTTCTTGCTTAATGGACCATTGCACTTCGCCAGCTTCAATTTTAGCCAAAATTTTAACCAGGCCTGCTTCTATATCGGACAATTCTTGGGCACTCAGAATACCGGCTTCGGTCAGCATTTTGGCGTGTGCCACAGACCCTTCAATGTCTTGGCGATACATACGGTGGTCAAATTGAATTGAGGCGGTAAACTCTTCAACAAAAGCATCGGTAGATTCACTAAAACGCGCGCTAGAAAGTTTTTCTTGGTTGTGCTGATTGCTCATAATATTCTCTTTAAAGACAGTGCTTTTGCAGGGGCAAAAGTCAAGATTTGGTCAGGATTGGGCATATTATAAAGACTTTTATGGCTGAAATTCAGCAACAATCCTGGTGAGGGTTTACAAAGTTACTTCAACTGTTCTGGCATGGCGGGTAAGCGAATGGGATTATTTAAAGCTTGATAACCCAGGTTTAGACGCTGATGAATTAAAGCGGCATACATATCTAAGTTTGAAATACCCACGATGCGAGGCGCGATTTCTTTGCCTTGGCTATCAAAAAACACCAAGGTGGGCGTTAGGTCGGCGTGAATATTGTCTGACCAAGTTCGCATATTCAGCGGTTTGCCATCAAAGCCAGGCATGGTCAATTCGTGGTCAATCACTATGTGGCGCATAACAACATACTTGCCTTGATACAGGCCTCCTAATTCCATTGGGTCAAGGACTTCGTGGCGTAAGGTATGGCAAAAGTCACACCAGGTTGCGCCAAACATCAACATAATCGGCAAGTTTTTCTGTTTGGCTTCTTGCGCGACTGCTTGCAGATTGGTTAATTCAGGCAAGGCGTTTTCAGGTTTTCCGCTTTGGGCCTGCACAGAACCCAATCCAAACATCAAAATCAAACCGATTAAGCGTGAAAAAGTTTTGCTCAACTGAAGCATTTTTATTCCTTTTAGTCAGGGAGTCATTGTTTACAAAACATTTTAATCCAAATGCCACATGACTTTCAGTAAAATGGTCTGATTCAACTATGGTCTCAAAAAAAGAAGAATTATGAAAAAAAAGCTCAGAATCGCAACTCGTAAAAGTCCTTTAGCCATGTGGCAAGCGGAATTTGTGAAAGCCCAGTTAGAAAAAGCCCACCCAGGTCTAACGGTTGAGCTTTTACCGATGAGCACCCAAGGCGACAAAATACTCGATGTACCTTTGGCTAAAATTGGTGGCAAAGGTTTGTTTACCAAAGAACTCGAAGAGCGCATGATGGATGGTGATGCAGATATTGCCGTGCATTCAATGAAAGATGTTCCGATGGAATTACCCGATGGTTTTGCGTTGGGCGCCATTTTAGAGCGTCACGCACCGACAGATGCCTTTGTGTCCAACCGATTTAAGCGTTTTGAAGACTTGCCACAAGGTGCTATTTTAGGCACTTCCAGTTTGCGACGCAAAGCACAGCTGCTAGCGCAACGCCCAGATTTGGATGTGCGTGACTTGCGCGGCAATGTCGGCACGCGTTTAGGTAAGTTAGATGCGGGTGAATATGATGCCATCGTTTTAGCGACTTCTGGGCTGCAGCGTTTAGAGTTGGGTGAGCGTATTCGTCATGAAATTGCCCCAGAAGTCTGTTTGCCCGCCGTCACTCAGGGCACTCTGGGCATTGAATACTTTGAAAGAGATCAAGATGTTTGGGATTTGATTCAAGTGTTGAACCATCCAGAAACCATGATTCGAACGCGTGCAGAACGCGCTATGAACCATCGTTTAGAAGGCGGATGTCAGGTGCCGATTGGGGTGTTTGCGGAGTTGATTGGTGAAGATGACATTCGCTTAAGAGGCCTAGTTGGCACCTTAGATGGCAAAACCTTGCTAACAAATGAACAAATGGGTTCTGTGGATGACCCAGAAGCCTTGGGTATTGCGGTCGCAGAAAATTTACTGTCGCAGGGTGCAGCAGAAATTTTGGCAGAGGTTTACGGAACCCATTCAAAGGGCTAAGTTGGCCGACAACGACTAAACGAGGACTGTGCATGGCCAGTTTTACTTTGTTGAATACCCGTCCGGCTCGTCAAGCAGATGGCTTAAACGCCTTAGTGGCTTCGCAAGGGGGATTGGCTTTAAGCTGTCCCAGTTTGCATATCGCCGCACTGGCGTTGCCGCAGTTTGAAACTTCTCGCGTGTTATCGGCTGAACAGGCAGCAAGCCAACCTAGCCTATCTTTAGAGAGTTTATTTAGGGTTGATCACTGGGTGTTTATCAGTGTCAATGCGGTGCAGCATTTTGCTGAAGCCTTAGCGCCAGAATGGTCAGCGTTGCAACAGCAATTAAGCATGCCTTCAGCCCCACGGGTTCATGCCATTGGTGAAGCCACTGCCAAAGCGCTAATAAATGCTGGTTTGCCAACTCAACAACCCTTGCATGCGCAGTTTGACTCGGAAAGTTTACTGGCCAGTGAAGCTTTTCAATCACTTTGCGATGCTAAAGTGCTCATTTTGAAAGGCTTGGGCGGCAGAGAAACCTTGGCCAATGAACTGAAAATTCGGGGTGCGCAAGTGTGCGCCTGGTCGTTATATGAACGCCAAATAGCCCCTTGGTGTGCAGAGGTTTGGCAAAGGTTTCAAACGCAGCCAGAGCCCATGCTGTTATTCAGCAGCCAAGGCAGTTTTGATGCCTTTCAATCTCAAATCAAGTTGCATGAAGCATCTGAAGCCTGGCAATGGGCTTTGCAACAAGAAAGCGTCGTTTTCAGTGAGCGCATTAAAAATCATTGCCGCGAAGCGGGTTGGATAGGCGCCATTGAAGTGGTGCCGATTCAAAGCGATTTAGGAATTTTACATGCCATTGATTACTTGCGCGAAAGACGCAATGTTTAAAGTGATCAAGGTGTTTGGAGCAAAAGGCGACAGTCAACATGAAAAGTGAAACCATTACACCGAAAGCCAATAGACGCATTTTGGATGCGCAGTTAGTGGACGAAGAGCCACGCGCGGATTCGAGACCTTTTGATACCTTTCATCAGGAGTCCGCAGCGTCCAAATCAACAAAAAACCCTGAGAAAAATTCGGTTTTAAGTGCCTTGCTACCCCAAAAGTTTTCTGACTATTTGCAGTTGATTTTGGGTTTTTCAGTTTTGTTGCTGATTTTAGTGTTGTGGCTCAAGCAAAAAGACCAAGATTGGCAGATAGAGCAAATCAATCAACTGCAATCACAAGTGGCACAGTTATCTCATGTGCAAGAAACCTTGCAAAGCAAACAATCCGATTTACAACAGTCTTTAGAGGCGCAACAACAGGCTGCCTTGGCTTTAGAAAATAAACCTTTGGTTTCGCAGGCCGATTTAGAAAATTTAAAATCTCAGCTTAAAACGCTTGAAAGCCAAGTCACTGATTTTTCTTTATCCGCGCAAAGCCAGGCCAAAACAGTTTTGGATGAAGCTCAAAAAACCTTACAAGACTGGTTAGCCAATCAAAGTTTAGCCAAACCGAATGATGAGAGTCTGCCAGAAGCCGTGCAACAGCGTCTGCAATCAATGGGGCAACAGCTGACAGATTTATTTGCCTTCAAAGACCAGCAGTTAGCGCAAAAAGCACCTGAAAAAACGGACCCCTTAAGTGAAATGCAGTTGCAAAAGTGGATTTTAGAAATCAACACGCAATGGTTATTAGCGGGCAATATTGTCCAAACCCAACAGCGTTTGCAGGCCTTAGAACAGGCGGCGGGCTTAAGTGATTTTTCACAAAAAATGCACTTGATGCGTCTTATCGGAGAAGACTTGGCGCGTTTAGATAATCTGAATACAACAATGGCTACTGCGCTATGGAAACCTGAGGCATCTAGTGCCTTAAAAGTCTGGTTGTCAAAACAGTCGCAACAAAAACAGGCGGCGAACCCAGAAAACACAGCGCTAAAAATGCCGCTGTCAGAAGAATCAAACATTCAAACCCCAGAAACACTTTCGCCCTGGCAGCGTTTGCAACAGGCATTTGCATCGGTATTTACCGTTAAAAAGCGCGAATCTGATCAAGACCTCACGCGTGTTGAGCAAAGCCTGATGCAAGATGTGTTGTTACAGCGTGCTTATTTGTGGGTAGAGCAGTTGGATTGGGCAATGCAATCTGGCTCTGAAATCAAAAAGCAGCAGGCCTTAACGCAACTCAATACCTATGTTAGCCAGTATTGGCCAACATCAAACCAGGCAGAATTAGACAGCTTATTACAGCCCTATGAGTCTGTGCAATTTAAAGCACTACAACCCTTAAGCGTGGTGAATGCATTATGAGTCATTTAACCAAATGGGGCTTAGCACTTTTTGTGGCAACCCTAGTGACCAGTCTGGCACTTTTGGACAATGGCCAAGTGTCGATGGTTTGGCAAGATTGGGTCATAGAAACCTCCATGACCTTTGCCTTAGCAGTTTTTTTGGTGGTTTTTGTGCTCAGCTATTTTGTGGTGCGTTTGGTGATGAACTTAATCGGTTTTCCAGCCTTTTGGCGTCGTCGTCGCCAAATCAAACTTTACAGCAAGGCGGAGTCGTCTATGGCGCAAGGCATGTTGGCGTTAGAGTATGGAGATTGGAAAACTGCCGAGCGTCAGTTACTGCGTTCGGCAAAAACCTCACAAGTTGGGTTGGTACACTATTTAAATGCCGCCAAAATGGCGCATAATCAAGCCGCTTATGACCGCCGAGAACAATA
Encoded proteins:
- a CDS encoding thioredoxin family protein, whose product is MLQLSKTFSRLIGLILMFGLGSVQAQSGKPENALPELTNLQAVAQEAKQKNLPIMLMFGATWCDFCHTLRHEVLDPMELGGLYQGKYVVMRHIVIDHELTMPGFDGKPLNMRTWSDNIHADLTPTLVFFDSQGKEIAPRIVGISNLDMYAALIHQRLNLGYQALNNPIRLPAMPEQLK
- a CDS encoding uroporphyrinogen-III synthase; protein product: MASFTLLNTRPARQADGLNALVASQGGLALSCPSLHIAALALPQFETSRVLSAEQAASQPSLSLESLFRVDHWVFISVNAVQHFAEALAPEWSALQQQLSMPSAPRVHAIGEATAKALINAGLPTQQPLHAQFDSESLLASEAFQSLCDAKVLILKGLGGRETLANELKIRGAQVCAWSLYERQIAPWCAEVWQRFQTQPEPMLLFSSQGSFDAFQSQIKLHEASEAWQWALQQESVVFSERIKNHCREAGWIGAIEVVPIQSDLGILHAIDYLRERRNV
- the argH gene encoding argininosuccinate lyase, with amino-acid sequence MSNQHNQEKLSSARFSESTDAFVEEFTASIQFDHRMYRQDIEGSVAHAKMLTEAGILSAQELSDIEAGLVKILAKIEAGEVQWSIKQEDIHMNIESLLTGLIGITGKKLHTGRSRNDQVATDIRLYLRDEIDMILPELKRLQQGILSLAEREFDTIMPGFTHLQTAQPVTFGHHMMAWFEMLKRDVERLQDCRKRVNTLVLGSAALAGTTYPINRETTARLLGFERISENSLDGVSDRDFAIEFTAFAATLMMHLSRFSEELVLWSSAQFQFIDLPDRFCTGSSIMPQKKNPDVPELVRGKSGRVYGHLMSLLTLMKSQPLAYNKDNQEDKEPLFDTVDTVKGSLRAFADMVPAIIVKRENTYEAAKRGFSTATDLADYLVRNKGMAFRDSHEVVGLAVAHGVKTKQDLSEMSLETLQGFCADITEDVYEVLTLEGSVAARNHLGGTAPNQVKAAIERAKADL
- the hemC gene encoding hydroxymethylbilane synthase — its product is MKKKLRIATRKSPLAMWQAEFVKAQLEKAHPGLTVELLPMSTQGDKILDVPLAKIGGKGLFTKELEERMMDGDADIAVHSMKDVPMELPDGFALGAILERHAPTDAFVSNRFKRFEDLPQGAILGTSSLRRKAQLLAQRPDLDVRDLRGNVGTRLGKLDAGEYDAIVLATSGLQRLELGERIRHEIAPEVCLPAVTQGTLGIEYFERDQDVWDLIQVLNHPETMIRTRAERAMNHRLEGGCQVPIGVFAELIGEDDIRLRGLVGTLDGKTLLTNEQMGSVDDPEALGIAVAENLLSQGAAEILAEVYGTHSKG